From a region of the Bradyrhizobium diazoefficiens genome:
- the puuE gene encoding allantoinase PuuE, with product MTEPRYPRDLRGYGRNPPPPEWPGNARVAVQFVVNFEEGGENNILHGDRASEAFLSDVLGAQPWPGRRHANIESMFEYGSRAGFWRLWRIFTARSWPATVFGVATALKRNPDIVAAMKEAGWDIASHSLKWIEHKDMTEAQERAEIAEAIRVHTEATGARPLGWYTGRSSINTNRLLMEEGGFLYLCDSYADDLPYWVRGAGRKQLIIPYTLDANDMRFINPQGFAGGEQFFSYLKDAFDVLYAEGETAPKMMSVGLHCRLAGRPGRAAGLIRFLDYIGKHERVWVPTRLQIAQHWHDRHAHLAANAFEIG from the coding sequence GTGACAGAGCCCCGCTACCCGCGCGATCTCCGCGGTTACGGCCGCAACCCGCCGCCTCCCGAGTGGCCCGGCAACGCGCGGGTCGCGGTGCAGTTCGTCGTCAATTTCGAGGAGGGCGGCGAGAACAACATCTTGCATGGCGACCGCGCCTCGGAAGCGTTTCTGTCCGACGTGCTCGGCGCACAGCCCTGGCCCGGTCGGCGCCACGCCAACATCGAATCGATGTTCGAATACGGCTCGCGCGCCGGCTTCTGGCGGCTGTGGCGGATATTCACCGCGCGCAGCTGGCCGGCGACCGTGTTCGGTGTCGCCACTGCGCTGAAGCGCAATCCGGACATCGTCGCTGCCATGAAGGAGGCGGGCTGGGATATCGCCAGCCACAGCTTGAAATGGATTGAGCACAAGGACATGACCGAGGCGCAGGAGCGCGCCGAGATTGCAGAAGCGATCCGCGTCCACACCGAAGCTACCGGCGCGCGGCCGCTCGGCTGGTATACCGGGCGCTCCTCGATCAACACCAACCGTCTGTTGATGGAGGAGGGCGGTTTCCTCTATCTCTGCGACTCCTATGCCGACGATCTGCCCTATTGGGTCCGGGGCGCAGGCCGCAAGCAGCTCATCATTCCCTATACGTTAGACGCCAACGACATGCGTTTCATCAATCCGCAGGGCTTTGCCGGAGGCGAGCAATTCTTCAGCTATCTGAAGGACGCCTTCGACGTGCTCTATGCGGAAGGCGAGACCGCGCCGAAAATGATGTCGGTCGGTCTGCACTGCCGTCTCGCCGGGCGGCCCGGCCGCGCCGCAGGTCTGATCCGCTTCCTCGACTATATCGGCAAGCATGAGCGCGTCTGGGTGCCGACGCGGCTCCAGATCGCGCAGCACTGGCACGACAGGCACGCACATCTTGCGGCCAACGCGTTCGAGATCGGTTGA
- a CDS encoding DUF3830 family protein, whose protein sequence is MSKLVIRAGDFTFDARFEEQLAPKTVAAFRKALPFESHIIHVRWSGEGVWMPLGDLDFGVGYENHTSYPAPGQIILYPGGISETEILLAYGGVHFASKMGQLAGNHFITLTSGLENLATLGKSVLWKGALPIRFEEV, encoded by the coding sequence ATGAGCAAACTCGTTATCCGCGCCGGCGATTTCACCTTCGATGCCCGCTTCGAGGAGCAACTGGCACCCAAGACCGTCGCTGCCTTCCGCAAGGCGCTGCCGTTCGAAAGCCACATCATTCATGTGCGCTGGAGCGGCGAGGGCGTGTGGATGCCGCTCGGCGATCTCGACTTCGGCGTCGGTTACGAGAACCACACCAGCTATCCTGCGCCCGGCCAGATCATACTCTATCCCGGCGGCATCAGCGAAACCGAGATCCTGCTCGCCTATGGCGGCGTGCACTTCGCGAGCAAGATGGGCCAGCTCGCCGGCAACCATTTCATCACGCTGACCTCGGGACTGGAGAATCTGGCGACGCTGGGCAAGAGCGTGCTGTGGAAGGGCGCGCTGCCGATCCGCTTCGAGGAAGTCTGA